The Sebastes umbrosus isolate fSebUmb1 chromosome 4, fSebUmb1.pri, whole genome shotgun sequence genome has a window encoding:
- the LOC119486990 gene encoding E3 ubiquitin-protein ligase TRIM39-like, translated as MSAASCLLTEDQFLCSICLDVFTDPVSTPCGHNFCKTCITQHWDIKVPFQCPNCKELFYTRPELRVNTFISEMAAQFRQSAQQKASSSSSEQQAAKPGEVPCDVCTGTKLKALKSCLVCLESYCETHLEPHLTRSSLKKHQLIDPVENLEGRMCTNHDKLLELFCKTDQMCVCMLCTVLDHKTHDVVPLKKEYEGKKAELGKTEAEIQQMIQKRRVKIQEMKHSVGLSKENADREIADGVQVFTALKESVERSQAELIDSIKEKQRKTEKQAEGFIKELEQEISELKKRSTEVEQLSRSEDHLHLLQSFTFLNAAPPTKNWTEVEVCPPSYEWTVVRAVNQLEETLIKQMKKLLAEAELKKVQQSSVDVTLDPDTAYPKLILSNDGKQIKHSDVKKNLPDNPERFDTCPCVLAKQSFSSGRFYYEVQVKGKTTWDLGVARESINRKGQITAAPEDGYWMIVLRNEKEYKAFANPSVRLSLESQPVKVGVFVDYEEGLVSFYDVDAAALIYSFTGCSFTEKLYPYFCPGPNYGGKNSAPLIISPVNHTE; from the coding sequence ATGTCTGCTGCCAGCTGTCTGCTGACTGAAGATCAGTTTctgtgctccatctgtctggatgtgttcactGATCCAGTCAGCACACCATGTGGACACAACTTCTGTAAAACCTGCATCACTCAACACTGGGATATTAAGGTCCCGTTTCAGTGTCCCAACTGTAAAGAGCTTTTCTACACCAGACCTGAGCTGCGGGTCAATACTTTCATCTCTGAGATGGCTGCTCAGTTCAGACAGTCAGCTCAACagaaagccagcagcagcagctcagagcaacaagctgccaaaccaggagaagttccctgtgacgtctgcactggaaccaaactgaaggccctgaagtcctgcctggtgtgtctggAATCCTACTGTGAGACTCATCTGGAGCCTCATCTGACAAGGTCATCTCTGAAAAAACATCAGCTGATCGACCCTGTGGAGAACCTGGAAGGCAGGATGTGTACGAATCACGATAAACTGCTGGAGCTGTTCTGTAAGACCGACcagatgtgtgtctgcatgctctgCACTGTTTTAGACCACAAGACGCATGATGTTGTTCCTCTGAAAAAAGAATATGAAGGAAAGAAGGCCGAGCTGGGAAAGACAGAGGCTGAAATTCAGCAGATGATCCAGAAGAGACGAGTGAAGATTCAGGAGATGAAACACTCAGTGGGGCTCAGTAAGGAaaatgcagacagagagatagcagatggtgttcaggtcttcaccgccCTGAAAGAGTCTGTTGAGAGAAGCCAGGCCGAGCTCATCGACTCaatcaaagagaagcagagaaagacagagaaacaggctGAAGGCTTTATCAAAGAGCTGGAACAGGAAATCTCTGAGCTGAAGAAGAGAAGCACTGAGGTGGAGCAGCTCTCACGCTCTGAagaccacctccacctcctccaaagCTTCACATTCCTGAACGCTGCTCCACCCACCAAGAACTGGACAGAAGTCGAAGTCTGTCCACCTTCATATGAGTGGACTGTGGTGAGAGCTGTGAATCAGCTGGAGGAGACGCTTATTAAACAGATGAAGAAGCTGCTCGCTGAGGCCGAGCTGAAGAAGGTCCAGCAATCTTCAGTGGATGTGACACTTGATCCTGATACAGCATATCCCAAACTCATCCTGTCTAATgatggaaaacaaattaaacataGTGATGTAAAGAAGAATCTCCCAGACAACCCAGAGAGATTTGATACTTGTCCCTGTGTCTTAGCAAAGCAGAGTTTCTCTTCAGGAAGGTTTTACTACGAGGTTCAGGTTAAAGGGAAGACTACCTGGGATTTAGGAGTGGCCAGAGAGTCGATCAACAGGAAGGGACAAATCACAGCGGCTCCTGAGGATGGTTACTGGATGATAGTTTTAAGGAATGAAAAGGAGTACAAAGCTTTTGCTAACCCTTCAGTCCGTCTCTCTCTGGAGTCTCAGCCTGTGAAGGTGGGGGTGTTTGTGGATTATGAGGAGGGTCTGGTCTCCTTTTATGATGttgatgctgcagctcttatctactcctttactggctgctccttcactgagaaactctaCCCATACTTTTGTCCCGGTCCTAACTATGGAGGTAAAAACTCTGCCCCTCTGATCATctctcctgtcaatcacactgaGTAG
- the LOC119486989 gene encoding probable E3 ubiquitin-protein ligase TRIML1, with protein sequence MSAASCLLTEDQFLCSICLDVFTDPVSTPCGHNFCKTCITQHWDINVLCQCPNCKEVFNTKPELRVNTFISEMAAQFRQSAQQKASSSSSEQQAAKPGEVPCDVCTGTKLKALKSCLVCLDSYCETHLEPHLTRSGLKRHQLIDPVENLEGRMCTKHDKLLELFCKTDQMCVCMLCTYSDHKTHDVVPLKEGYEGKKAELGKTEAEIQQMIQKRRLKIQEMKHSVGLSKVDADREIADGVQVFTALKESVERSQAELIDTIKEKQRKKEKQAEGFIKELEQEISELKKRSTEVVQLSHSEDHLQLLQHFTSLNAAPPTKDWSEVSIRPPSYEGTVVRAVNQLEETLSKQMKKLFEAELKRVQLKRVQQSAVDVTLDPDTAQPWLILSDDGKQVKHGDVKKDLPDNPERFDSCVNVLAKQSFSSGRFYYEVQVKGKTEWDLGVARESINRKGKITANPQNGYWLICLRNENEYKVWTNSPVRLSLESQPEKVGVFVDYKEGLVSFYDVDAAALIYSFTGCSFTEKLYPFFSPCKNDGGENSAPLIISPVNHTE encoded by the coding sequence ATGTCTGCTGCCAGCTGTCTGCTGACTGAAGATCAGTTTctgtgctccatctgtctggatgtgttcactGATCCAGTCAGCACACCATGTGGACACAACTTCTGTAAAACCTGCATCACTCAACACTGGGATATTAATGTCCTATGCCAGTGTCCCAACTGTAAAGAGGTTTTCAACACTAAACCTGAGTTGCGGGTCAATACTTTCATCTCTGAGATGGCTGCTCAGTTCAGACAGTCAGCTCAACagaaagccagcagcagcagctcagagcaacaagctgccaaaccaggagaagttccctgtgacgtctgcactggaaccaaactgaaggccctgaagtcctgcctggtgtgtctggACTCCTACTGTGAGACTCACCTGGAGCCTCATCTGACAAGGTCAGGCCTGAAAAGACATCAGCTGATCGACCCTGTGGAGAACCTGGAAGGCAGGATGTGTACGAAGCACGATAAACTGCTGGAGCTGTTCTGTAAGACCGACcagatgtgtgtctgcatgctctgCACTTATTCAGACCACAAGACACATGATGTGGTTCCTCTGAAAGAAGGATATGAAGGAAAGAAGGCCGAGCTGGGgaagacagaggctgaaatTCAGCAGATGATCCAGAAGAGACGACTGAAGATTCAGGAGATGAAACACTCAGTGGGGCTCAGTAAGGtagatgcagacagagagatagcagatggcgttcaggtcttcaccgctCTGAAGGAGTCTGTTGAGAGAAGCCAGGCCGAGCTCATCGACACGatcaaagagaaacagagaaagaaagagaaacaggcTGAAGGCTTCATCAAAGAGCTGGAACAGGAAATCTCTGAGCTGAAGAAGAGAAGTACTGAAGTGGTGCAGCTCTCACACTCTGAAGACCACCTCCAACTCCTCCAACACTTCACGTCCCTGAACGCTGCTCCACCCACCAAGGACTGGTCAGAAGTCAGCATCCGCCCACCTTCATATGAGGGGACTGTGGTGAGGGCTGTGAATCAGCTGGAGGAGACGCTCAGTAAACAGATGAAGAAGTTGTTTGAAGCCGAGCTGAAGAGGGTCCAGCTGAAGAGGGTCCAGCAGTCTGCAGTGGATGTGACACTTGATCCCGATACAGCACAGCCCTGGctcatcctgtctgatgatGGAAAACAAGTTAAACATGGTGATGTAAAGAAGGATCTCCCTGACAACCCAGAGAGATTTGATAGTTGTGTTAATGTCTTAGCAAAGCAGAGTTTCTCTTCAGGAAGGTTTTACTACGAGGTTCAGGTTAAAGGGAAGACTGAGTGGGATTTAGGAGTGGCCAGAGAGTCGATCAACAGGAAGGGAAAAATCACAGCGAATCCTCAGAATGGTTACTGGTTGATATGTTTGAGGAATGAAAATGAGTACAAAGTTTGGACTAACTCTCCAGTCCGTCTCTCTCTGGAGTCTCAGCCTGAGAAGGTGGGGGTGTTTGTGGATTATAAGGAGGGTCTGGTCTCCTTTTATGACGttgatgctgcagctcttatctactcctttactggctgctccttcactgagaaactctaCCCATTCTTTAGTCCTTGTAAAAATGATGGAGGTGAAAACTCTGCCCCTCTGATCATctctcctgtcaatcacactgaGTAG
- the LOC119486992 gene encoding probable E3 ubiquitin-protein ligase TRIML1, with protein MSAASCLLTEDQFLCSICLDVFTDPVSTPCGHNFCKTCITQHWDINVPFQCPNCKKIFSTRPELQVNTFISEMAAQFRQSAQQKASSSSSEQQAAKPGEVPCDVCTGTKLKALKSCMVCLESYCETHLEPHLTRSCLKRHQLIDPVENLEGRMCTKRDKLLELFCKTDQMCVCMLCTYSDHKTHDVVPLKEEYEGKKAELGKTEAEIQQMIQKRRLKIQEMKHSVGLSKEDADREIADGVQVFTALKESVERSQAELIDTIKEKQRKTEKQAEGFIKELEQEISELKKRSTEVVKLLRSEDHLHLLQSFTSLNAAPPTKDWTEVSVRPSSYEGTVRRAVNQLEETLSKQMKKLFEAELKRVQLKRVQQSAVDVTLDPDTAQPYLILSDDGKQVHDSDVEKDLPDNPERFDCCVNVLAKQSFSSGRFYYEVQVKEKTEWFLGVARESINRKGGITPSPQNGYWSICLRNENEYKALADPRVRLSLKSQPEKVGVFVDYEEGLVSFYDVDAAALIYSFTGCSFTEKLYPLFSPCNNYDGKNSAPLIISPVNHTE; from the coding sequence ATGTCTGCTGCCAGCTGTCTGCTGACTGAAGATCAGTTTctgtgctccatctgtctggatgtgttcactGATCCAGTCAGCACACCATGTGGACACAACTTCTGTAAAACCTGCATCACTCAACACTGGGATATTAATGTCCCGTTTCAGTGTCCCAACTGTAAAAAGATTTTCTCCACCAGACCTGAGCTGCAGGTCAATACTTTCATCTCTGAGATGGCTGCTCAGTTCAGACAGTCAGCTCAACagaaagccagcagcagcagctcagagcaacaAGCTGCCAAACCAGGAGAAGTTCCCTGTGACGTCTGCACTGGAACCAAACTGAAGGCCCTGAAGTCCTGCATGGTGTGTCTGGAATCCTACTGTGAGACTCATCTGGAGCCTCATCTGACGAGGTCATGCCTGAAAAGACATCAGCTGATCGACCCTGTGGAGAACCTGGAAGGCAGGATGTGTACGAAGCGCGATAAACTGCTGGAGCTGTTCTGTAAGACCGACcagatgtgtgtctgcatgctctgCACTTATTCAGACCACAAGACACATGATGTTGTTCCTCTGAAAGAAGAATATGAAGGAAAGAAGGCCGAGCTGGGgaagacagaggctgaaatTCAGCAGATGATCCAGAAGAGACGACTGAAGATTCAGGAGATGAAACACTCAGTGGGGCTCAGTAAggaagatgcagacagagagatagcagatggtgttcaggtcttcaccgctCTGAAGGAGTCTGTTGAGAGAAGCCAGGCCGAGCTCATCGACACgatcaaagagaagcagagaaagacagagaaacaggctGAAGGCTTCATCAAAGAGCTGGAACAGGAAATCTCTGAGCTGAAGAAGAGAAGCACTGAGGTGGTGAAGCTCTTACGCTCTGAagaccacctccacctcctccaaagCTTCACGTCCCTGAACGCTGCTCCACCCACCAAGGACTGGACAGAAGTCAGCGTCCGTCCATCTTCGTATGAGGGGACTGTGAGGAGAGCTGTGAATCAGCTGGAGGAGACGCTCAGTAAACAGATGAAGAAGTTGTTTGAAGCCGAGCTGAAGAGGGTCCAGCTGAAGAGGGTCCAGCAGTCTGCAGTGGATGTGACACTTGATCCTGATACAGCACAGCCCtatctcatcctgtctgatgatGGAAAACAAGTACATGATAGTGATGTAGAGAAGGATCTCCCAGACAACCCAGAGAGATTTGATTGTTGTGTTAATGTCTTAGCAAAGCAGAGTTTCTCTTCAGGAAGGTTTTACTACGAGGTTCAGGTTAAAGAGAAGACTGAGTGGTTTTTAGGAGTGGCCAGAGAGTCGATCAACAGGAAGGGAGGAATCACACCGTCTCCTCAGAATGGTTATTGGTCGATATGTTTGAGGAATGAAAATGAGTACAAAGCTCTTGCTGACCCTAGagtccgtctctctctgaagtctcaGCCTGAGAAGGTGGGGGTGTTTGTGGATTATGAGGAGGGTCTGGTCTCATTTTATGACGttgatgctgcagctcttatctactcctttactggctgctccttcactgagaaactctaCCCACTCTTTAGTCCTTGTAATAATTATGATGGTAAAAACTCTGCCCCTCTGATCATctctcctgtcaatcacactgaGTAG
- the LOC119486991 gene encoding E3 ubiquitin-protein ligase TRIM21-like, which translates to MSAASCLLTEHQFLCSICLDVFTDPVSTPCGHNFCKTCITQHWDVNVLCQCPNCKEVFNTKPELRVNTFISEMAAQFRQSAQQKASSSSSSEQQAAKPGEVPCDVCTGTKLKALKSCLVCLVSYCETHLEPHLTTSGLKRHQLIEPVENLEARMCTKHDKLLELFCKTDQMCVCMLCTVLDHKTHDVVPLKEEYEGKKAELGKTEAEIQQMIQKRRLKIQEMKHSVGLSKVDADREIADGVQVFTALKESVERSQAELIDTIKEKQRKTEKQAEGFIKELEQEISELKKRSTEVEQLLLSEDHLDLLQSFTSLNAAPPTKNWTEVSVCPPSYEGTVRRAVNQLEETLNKQMKKLFEAELKRVQQSAVDVTLDPDTANPNLILSDDGKQVHDGDVKKNLPDNPERFNTAASLLAKQSFSSGRFYYEVQVKGKTTWDLGVARESINRKGISELSPEDGYWTIVLRNENKYCACAGPDVCLSLKSQPEKVGVFVDYEEGLVSFYDVDAAALIYSFTGCCFTEKLYPYFCPGPHYGGKNSAPLIISPVNHTE; encoded by the coding sequence ATGTCTGCTGCCAGCTGTCTGCTGACTGAACATCAGTTTctgtgctccatctgtctggatgtgttcactGATCCAGTCAGCACACCATGTGGACACAACTTCTGTAAAACCTGCATCACTCAACACTGGGATGTTAATGTCCTATGCCAGTGTCCCAACTGTAAAGAGGTTTTCAACACTAAACCTGAGCTGCGGGTCAATACTTTCATCTCTGAGATGGCTGCTCAGTTCAGACAGTCGGCTCAACagaaagccagcagcagcagcagctcagagcaacaagctgccaaaccaggagaagttccctgtgacgtctgcactggaaccaaactgaaggccctgaagtcctgcctggTGTGTCTAGTCTCCTACTGTGAGACTCACTTGGAGCCTCATCTGACAACGTCAGGTCTGAAAAGACATCAGCTGATCGAACCTGTGGAGAACCTGGAAGCCAGGATGTGTACGAAGCACGATAAACTGCTGGAGCTGTTCTGTAAGACCGACcagatgtgtgtctgcatgctctgCACTGTTTTAGACCACAAGACACATGATGTTGTTCCTCTGAAAGAAGAATATGAAGGAAAGAAGGCCGAGCTGGGgaagacagaggctgaaatTCAGCAGATGATCCAGAAGAGACGACTGAAGATTCAGGAGATGAAACACTCAGTGGGGCTCAGTAAGGtagatgcagacagagagatagcagatggtgttcaggtcttcaccgctCTGAAGGAGTCTGTTGAGAGGAGCCAGGCCGAGCTCATCGACACgatcaaagagaagcagagaaagacagagaaacaggctGAAGGCTTCATCAAAGAGCTGGAACAGGAAATCTCTGAGCTGAAGAAGAGAAGCACTGAGGTGGAGCAGCTCTTACTTTCTGAAGaccacctcgacctcctccaAAGCTTCACGTCCCTGAACGCTGCTCCACCCACCAAGAACTGGACAGAAGTCAGCGTCTGTCCACCTTCATATGAGGGGACTGTGAGGAGAGCTGTGAATCAGCTGGAGGAGACGCTCAATAAACAGATGAAGAAGCTGTTTGAAGCCGAGCTGAAGAGGGTCCAGCAGTCTGCAGTGGATGTGACACTTGATCCTGATACAGCAAATCCCAacctcatcctgtctgatgatGGAAAACAAGTACATGATGGTGATGTAAAGAAGAATCTCCCAGATAATCCAGAGAGATTTAATACTGCTGCTTCTCTCTTAGCAAAGCAGAGTTTCTCTTCAGGAAGGTTTTACTACGAGGTTCAGGTTAAAGGGAAGACTACCTGGGATTTAGGAGTGGCCAGAGAGTCGATCAACAGGAAGGGAATAAGCGAACTGTCTCCTGAGGATGGTTACTGGACGATAGTTTTAAGGAATGAAAATAAGTATTGCGCTTGTGCTGGTCCtgatgtctgtctctctctgaagtctcaGCCTGAGAAGGTGGGGGTGTTTGTGGATTACGAGGAGGGTCTGGTCTCCTTTTATGATGttgatgctgcagctcttatctactcctttactggctgctgcttcactgagaaactctaCCCATACTTTTGTCCCGGTCCTCACTATGGAGGTAAAAACTCTGCCCCTCTGATCATctctcctgtcaatcacactgaGTAG
- the LOC119486988 gene encoding LOW QUALITY PROTEIN: E3 ubiquitin-protein ligase TRIM21-like (The sequence of the model RefSeq protein was modified relative to this genomic sequence to represent the inferred CDS: deleted 2 bases in 1 codon), which translates to MKVKVCLSDSSCSRDESLCFSLNKHSTESSSFLSTTQQNLCQTLSVDMSAASCLLTEDQFLCSICLDVFTDPVAIPCGHNFCKTCITQHWDINVLCQCPNCQEVFKSKPELRVNTFISEMAAQFRQSAQQKASSSSSEQQAAKPGEVPCDACTGTKLKALKSCLVCLDSYCETHLEPHLTRSGLKRHQLINPVENLEGRMCTKHDKLLELFCKTDQMCVCMLCTVLDHKTHDVVPLKEEYQGKKAELGKTEAEIQQMIQKRQLKIQEMKHSVELSREDADREIADGVQVFTALKESVERSQAELIDTIKEKQRKTEKQAEGFIKELEQEISELKKRSTEVEQLLRSEDHLHLIQSFTSLNTAPPTKDWTEVSVRPPSYEGTVRRAVNQLEETLSKQMKKLFEAELKRVQQSAVDVTLDPDTTNPYFILSDDGKQVHDSDVKKNLPDNPERFDHCACVLAKQSFSSGRFYYEVQVKGKTEWYLGVARESINRKGQISLTPQNGYWTIYLRNENEYEACTHPSVCLSLKSQPEKVGVFVDYEEGLVSFYDVDAAALIYSFTGCSFTEKLYPFFGPSLNYGGKNSPPLIISPVNHTE; encoded by the exons atgaaagtgaaagtttgtCTGAGCGACAGC AGCTGCAGTCGAGACGAGtcactctgtttctctctaaaTAAACATTCAACTGAATCCAGCAGCTTTTtatcaacaacacagcagaatCTCTGCCAAACACTG AGTGTAGATATGTCTGCTGCCAGCTGTCTGCTGACTGAAGATCAGTTTctgtgctccatctgtctggatgtgttcactGATCCAGTCGCCATACCATGTGGACACAACTTCTGTAAAACCTGCATCACTCAACACTGGGATATTAATGTCCTATGCCAGTGTCCCAACTGTCAAGAGGTTTTCAAGTCTAAACCTGAGCTGCGGGTCAATACTTTCATCTCTGAGATGGCTGCTCAGTTCAGACAGTCAGCTCAACagaaagccagcagcagcagctcagagcaacaAGCTGCCAAACCAGGAGAAGTTCCCTGTGACGCCTGCACTGGAACCAAACTGAAggccctgaagtcctgcctggtgtgtctggACTCCTACTGTGAGACTCACCTGGAGCCTCATCTGACAAGGTCAGGCCTGAAAAGACATCAGCTGATCAACCCTGTGGAGAACCTGGAAGGCAGGATGTGTACGAAGCACGATAAACTGCTGGAGCTGTTCTGTAAGACCGACcagatgtgtgtctgcatgctctgCACTGTTTTAGACCACAAGACACATGATGTTGTTCCTCTGAAAGAAGAATATCAAGGAAAGAAGGCCGAGCTGGGgaagacagaggctgaaatTCAGCAGATGATCCAGAAGAGACAACTGAAGATTCAGGAGATGAAACACTCAGTGGAGCTCAGTAGggaagatgcagacagagagatagcagatggtgttcaggtcttcaccgctCTGAAGGAGTCTGTTGAGAGAAGCCAGGCCGAGCTCATCGACACgatcaaagagaagcagagaaagacagagaaacaggctGAAGGCTTCATCAAAGAGCTGGAACAGGAAATCTCTGAGCTGAAGAAGAGAAGCACTGAGGTGGAGCAGCTCTTACGCTCTGAAGACCACCTCCACCTCATCCAAAGCTTCACGTCCCTGAACACTGCTCCACCCACCAAGGACTGGACAGAAGTCAGCGTCCGTCCACCTTCATATGAGGGGACTGTGAGGAGAGCTGTGAATCAGCTGGAGGAGACGCTCAGTAAACAGATGAAGAAGCTGTTTGAAGCCGAGCTGAAGAGGGTCCAGCAGTCTGCAGTGGATGTGACACTTGATCCTGATACAACAAACCCCTACTTCATCCTGTCTGATGATGGAAAACAAGTACATGATAGTGATGTAAAGAAGAATCTCCCAGACAACCCAGAGAGATTTGATCATTGTGCTTGTGTCTTAGCAAAGCAGAGTTTCTCTTCAGGAAGGTTTTACTACGAGGTTCAGGTTAAAGGGAAGACTGAGTGGTATTTAGGAGTGGCCAGAGAGTCGATCAACAGGAAGGGACAAATCTCGCTGACTCCTCAGAATGGTTACTGGACAATATATTTGAGGAATGAAAATGAGTATGAAGCTTGTACTCACccttcagtctgtctctctctgaagtctcaGCCTGAGAAGGTGGGGGTGTTTGTGGATTATGAGGAGGGTCTGGTCTCCTTTTATGATGttgatgctgcagctcttatctactcctttactggctgctccttcactgagaaactctaCCCATTCTTTGGTCCCAGTCTTAACTATGGAGGTAAAAACTCTCCCCCTCTGATCATctctcctgtcaatcacactgaGTAG